One stretch of Streptomyces sp. 135 DNA includes these proteins:
- a CDS encoding winged helix DNA-binding domain-containing protein gives MVQRIGVAERRARLALRHRLTADTRADDPAEVARSLLALHGTDPSSVYVGAWARMRDGRVADVERALYEDRSVIRLMGMRRTVFVTSLDVAPVLQAACSRAVAARERRLLLGMLTESGVAADAAGIAAWLAEAEEAALRALKERGEATAAELASDDPRLSTELVMARGKSYEDRQKLASRLLLLLAAEGHVVRGRPRGTWTSHQYRWAPLTDWFPGGLADWETQEAQFELARRWLRTFGPATANDLRWWTGWTKTQTKRALTELCPVEVDLDGVTGLLLPDDMEQTPPPEPWAALLPALDSTPMGWQNRGWFLGDHGPRLFDRNGNIGPSLWWNGRIVGGWAQDSRGEIVCRFLEDVGSDAQSAVRVEAERLAARLGGVRLTARTRGRTWLEEELAG, from the coding sequence ATGGTGCAACGAATAGGCGTGGCCGAGCGTCGGGCGCGACTCGCACTTCGGCATCGGCTGACGGCCGACACCAGGGCGGACGATCCGGCCGAGGTGGCACGGTCTCTGCTGGCGCTGCACGGCACTGATCCGTCGTCGGTGTACGTGGGCGCCTGGGCCCGTATGCGGGACGGGCGTGTAGCGGACGTGGAGCGGGCGCTCTACGAGGACCGGTCGGTGATCCGGTTGATGGGAATGCGCCGCACGGTCTTCGTGACGTCCCTTGATGTAGCTCCCGTGCTGCAAGCCGCGTGTTCCCGCGCGGTCGCCGCCCGGGAGCGCCGCCTCCTCCTCGGCATGCTCACGGAGAGCGGCGTCGCCGCGGACGCGGCCGGAATCGCCGCGTGGCTGGCGGAGGCCGAGGAGGCGGCTCTGCGGGCCCTCAAGGAGCGGGGCGAGGCAACGGCGGCCGAGCTGGCGAGCGACGACCCACGTCTGAGCACGGAGCTGGTGATGGCGCGCGGCAAGAGCTACGAGGACCGGCAGAAACTGGCCAGCAGGCTCCTTCTCCTGCTCGCCGCCGAGGGCCATGTCGTACGCGGACGCCCCCGCGGCACGTGGACCTCTCACCAGTACCGCTGGGCCCCGCTGACGGATTGGTTCCCTGGCGGGCTCGCCGACTGGGAGACCCAGGAAGCCCAGTTCGAACTCGCCCGGCGGTGGCTGCGAACGTTCGGTCCGGCCACGGCGAATGATCTGCGCTGGTGGACCGGGTGGACCAAGACCCAGACGAAGCGAGCGCTGACGGAGCTGTGCCCTGTCGAGGTCGACCTGGACGGAGTGACCGGTCTGCTGCTTCCCGACGACATGGAGCAGACTCCTCCACCTGAGCCGTGGGCCGCCCTGCTCCCGGCGCTCGACTCGACTCCGATGGGCTGGCAGAACCGTGGTTGGTTCCTCGGCGACCACGGCCCCCGCCTGTTCGACAGAAACGGCAACATCGGCCCGTCTCTGTGGTGGAACGGCCGCATCGTCGGGGGGTGGGCTCAAGACAGCCGAGGTGAGATCGTGTGCAGGTTCCTGGAAGACGTCGGGAGCGACGCGCAGAGCGCTGTGCGGGTTGAGGCAGAGCGTCTCGCCGCGCGCCTGGGCGGGGTGCGACTCACCGCGCGCACGCGTGGCCGCACATGGCTCGAAGAGGAGCTGGCCGGTTGA
- a CDS encoding class I SAM-dependent methyltransferase, producing the protein MSDDHTKVQEFFTARAADWDSRFPDDGPAYQAAVAELRLRPGSRVLDAGCGTGRALPPLRDAVGASGVVLGADLTPAMLVAAKEAGRDRDGQLLLADVARLPLLAESLDAVFGAGLIAHLPDPAENLRELRRVVRPGGLLALFHPIGRAALATRQGRRITSDDLRAEANLGPLLAGSGWHMTSYVDEDARFLALAVREN; encoded by the coding sequence ATGAGCGACGACCACACAAAGGTCCAGGAATTCTTCACGGCCCGCGCGGCCGACTGGGACTCCCGATTCCCTGACGACGGGCCCGCCTACCAGGCAGCCGTGGCCGAGCTCCGGCTTCGCCCCGGCTCCCGGGTGCTCGACGCGGGCTGCGGCACCGGACGCGCCCTCCCTCCCCTCAGGGACGCCGTGGGGGCGTCAGGGGTCGTACTCGGCGCAGATCTGACGCCCGCCATGCTGGTGGCCGCGAAAGAAGCGGGCAGGGACCGCGACGGTCAGCTCCTCCTCGCCGACGTGGCACGGCTGCCGCTGCTCGCCGAGTCGCTCGACGCGGTCTTCGGTGCCGGACTCATCGCGCATCTGCCGGATCCCGCGGAGAACTTGCGGGAGCTGCGGCGAGTGGTGCGCCCTGGTGGGCTGCTCGCCCTCTTCCACCCGATCGGCCGGGCGGCGCTCGCGACCCGTCAGGGACGCCGGATCACGTCGGACGATCTGCGGGCGGAGGCCAACCTCGGCCCCCTCCTCGCCGGTTCCGGCTGGCACATGACGTCATACGTCGACGAGGACGCCCGCTTCCTCGCTCTGGCCGTACGCGAGAACTGA
- a CDS encoding DUF6397 family protein: protein MASDTITQTADAAAVRPPITPSGAARELGLKRGEFDLAVMLGRIRTVGDTGSGQRRVSREEIDRVRGSEGFPESLRKDIRAVGTTEGAKVMGISPARFTRLARVGALTPVKFYLNRYRAVVWLYLAEELRQFAEIAANAGLLTGRMPAALRARLEEGQDLRARNWRGRYADSLLRQAEDPWERAAAMASLLDPVQIAEIIRDPYERAYLNRLKPVPRTHGAPDSPVARIVERITTADDPDEIRWLRSSLLIGLVQARAQRPAPRPAQRPAPQPMPERASLAAEPALPREVVLDASAEEPRGLRKWLRRRRA, encoded by the coding sequence ATGGCAAGTGACACAATCACGCAGACGGCCGATGCGGCTGCCGTCCGACCGCCGATCACGCCGAGCGGCGCCGCGAGGGAACTGGGTCTGAAGCGCGGCGAGTTCGACCTCGCGGTGATGTTGGGGCGCATCCGCACCGTCGGGGACACCGGGAGCGGTCAGCGTCGCGTGTCACGTGAGGAGATCGACCGCGTACGCGGAAGCGAAGGCTTTCCCGAGTCGTTGCGCAAGGACATCAGAGCCGTGGGTACCACGGAGGGCGCGAAGGTCATGGGCATCAGCCCGGCCCGCTTCACCCGACTCGCCCGAGTCGGTGCGCTGACGCCGGTCAAATTCTACTTGAACCGGTACCGAGCGGTCGTCTGGCTCTATCTCGCCGAAGAGCTGCGCCAGTTCGCCGAGATCGCAGCCAACGCCGGCCTCCTCACGGGACGCATGCCGGCAGCGTTGCGCGCACGACTGGAAGAAGGCCAGGACCTTAGGGCGCGCAACTGGCGGGGCCGCTATGCGGATTCCCTGCTGCGCCAGGCCGAGGACCCTTGGGAGCGCGCCGCCGCCATGGCTTCGCTGCTCGACCCGGTGCAGATTGCGGAGATCATCAGGGATCCGTACGAACGCGCCTACCTCAACCGTCTCAAGCCCGTGCCGCGCACCCACGGAGCACCGGACTCGCCCGTGGCTCGCATCGTCGAACGGATCACCACCGCTGACGACCCGGACGAGATCCGCTGGCTGCGCTCCAGCCTGCTGATCGGCCTCGTTCAGGCCCGCGCACAGCGCCCGGCGCCCCGACCCGCACAGCGCCCGGCGCCTCAGCCGATGCCCGAACGGGCAAGTCTTGCAGCGGAGCCCGCCCTCCCGAGAGAGGTGGTGCTCGACGCTTCGGCGGAGGAGCCGAGAGGTCTGCGGAAATGGCTGCGCCGCAGGCGGGCGTAG
- a CDS encoding PPOX class F420-dependent oxidoreductase, translating to MAQKMTDDQWRAFISHGTRTGKLSTVRADGSPHIAPIWFLLDGDDLVFNTGKETVKGRNLARDGRVALCVDDDQPPFAFVVLQGQAELIEDIDQVRHWAARLGARYMGEERAEEFGKRNGVPGELLVRVKIDKVLAYAAVSD from the coding sequence ATGGCACAGAAGATGACCGATGACCAATGGCGGGCCTTCATCTCGCACGGCACACGGACCGGCAAGCTCTCGACCGTCCGGGCGGACGGCAGCCCACACATCGCACCGATCTGGTTCCTGCTGGACGGGGACGACCTCGTGTTCAACACCGGCAAGGAAACGGTGAAGGGACGGAACCTCGCACGCGACGGACGCGTGGCGCTGTGCGTGGACGACGATCAGCCGCCGTTCGCCTTCGTCGTCCTGCAGGGCCAGGCTGAACTGATCGAGGACATCGACCAGGTCCGGCACTGGGCCGCCCGGCTCGGTGCCCGTTATATGGGCGAGGAACGCGCCGAGGAATTCGGCAAGCGTAACGGCGTGCCCGGCGAACTCCTGGTCCGTGTGAAGATCGACAAGGTGCTCGCGTACGCCGCCGTCTCCGACTGA
- a CDS encoding acyl-CoA thioesterase II, which yields MSNPADRLVDLLDLEQIEVNIFRGRSPQESLQRVFGGQVAGQALVAAGRTTEGDRPVHSLHAYFLRPGRPGVPIVYQVERVRDGRSFTTRRVTAVQQGRTIFNLAASFHQPEQGAFEHQLPPRLKAPAPESLPTVVDEIKEHLGALPEQLERMARRQPFDIRYVDRLRWTAEEIKDAEPRSAVWMRAVGPLGDDPLVHTCALTYASDMTLLDAVRIPVEPLWGPRGFDMASLDHAMWFHRPFRADEWFLYDQESPIVTGGRGLARGRIYDTDGRLLVSVVQEGLFRPYGERHMDSPAPGA from the coding sequence ATGAGCAATCCCGCCGACCGGCTGGTCGATCTGCTGGACCTGGAGCAGATCGAGGTCAACATCTTCCGGGGCCGCAGCCCCCAGGAATCCCTCCAGCGGGTGTTCGGCGGACAGGTCGCCGGACAGGCCTTGGTGGCAGCGGGCCGCACCACCGAGGGCGACCGCCCGGTGCACTCCCTGCACGCGTACTTCCTCCGTCCGGGCCGCCCGGGCGTGCCCATCGTGTACCAGGTCGAGCGGGTCAGGGACGGGCGCTCCTTCACCACGCGCCGCGTCACCGCCGTCCAGCAGGGCCGCACGATCTTCAATCTCGCCGCCTCCTTCCATCAGCCCGAGCAGGGCGCGTTCGAACACCAGTTGCCGCCGCGCCTCAAGGCTCCCGCCCCCGAGTCGCTTCCGACGGTCGTCGACGAGATCAAGGAGCACCTCGGTGCGCTCCCTGAACAGCTGGAGCGCATGGCGCGGCGCCAGCCCTTCGACATCCGTTATGTGGACCGGCTGCGCTGGACCGCCGAGGAGATCAAGGACGCGGAGCCGCGCAGCGCTGTGTGGATGCGCGCCGTCGGCCCGCTGGGCGACGACCCGCTCGTGCACACCTGTGCGCTCACCTACGCGAGCGACATGACGCTCCTCGACGCCGTGCGCATCCCGGTGGAGCCCCTGTGGGGCCCGCGTGGCTTCGACATGGCCTCGCTCGACCACGCCATGTGGTTCCACCGCCCCTTCCGGGCGGACGAGTGGTTCCTGTACGACCAGGAGTCCCCCATCGTGACGGGGGGCCGCGGCCTCGCCCGAGGCCGTATCTACGACACCGACGGCCGGCTCCTGGTGTCGGTCGTCCAGGAAGGGCTGTTCCGCCCGTACGGGGAGCGCCACATGGACAGCCCGGCGCCAGGCGCCTGA
- a CDS encoding roadblock/LC7 domain-containing protein: MGQSTGLGWLLDDLTQRMEHVRHALVLSNDGLVTAASSDLKREDAEHLAAVSSGLHSLAKGSGRHFHAGNVRQTMIEFDDAVLFVTAAGDGSCLCVLSSAEADIGQVAYEMTLLVNRVGEHLGVGARQPERTPVVDL, encoded by the coding sequence ATGGGGCAGAGCACGGGGCTGGGCTGGCTGCTGGACGACCTGACGCAGCGGATGGAACACGTACGGCATGCGCTGGTGCTCTCCAACGACGGACTGGTGACGGCTGCGAGTTCGGATCTGAAGCGTGAGGACGCGGAGCATCTCGCCGCGGTCTCGTCAGGACTTCACAGCCTTGCCAAGGGATCAGGGCGCCACTTCCACGCCGGCAATGTGCGGCAGACGATGATCGAGTTCGACGACGCCGTCCTCTTCGTCACGGCGGCGGGCGACGGCAGTTGCCTCTGTGTCCTGAGTTCCGCGGAAGCCGACATCGGTCAGGTCGCCTACGAGATGACGCTGCTCGTGAACCGTGTCGGCGAGCACCTGGGCGTCGGAGCCCGGCAACCGGAACGCACGCCTGTCGTGGACCTCTGA
- a CDS encoding alpha/beta hydrolase has product MREARFDARGSRVRWTETGGDEPARVYVHGLGAASTVYHAHIAATPELAGRRSLFVDLPGHGISDRPADFGYTLEDHARALAAALDEAQVADAEIVGHSMGGSVAIVLAYRRPDLVSRLVVTEANLDPNPPLTAGSSGIAGYEEEDFVKGGGHARVLEKVDPTWAATMRLTDPRALHRSAVDLMAGTRPTMRRMLMELSVDRVYLHGASSGELPERDALRASGVRVVTVPEAGHNIMFDNADAFAAEVAGRH; this is encoded by the coding sequence ATGAGAGAAGCGCGATTCGACGCGCGCGGGAGCCGCGTGCGATGGACGGAGACCGGCGGGGACGAGCCGGCGAGGGTGTACGTGCACGGCCTCGGTGCGGCGTCGACCGTCTACCATGCGCACATCGCGGCCACACCGGAACTGGCGGGACGCCGCTCGCTGTTCGTGGACCTTCCGGGGCACGGCATCAGCGATCGGCCGGCCGACTTCGGCTACACGCTCGAAGATCACGCACGGGCACTGGCCGCCGCTCTGGATGAGGCCCAGGTCGCCGACGCGGAGATCGTCGGGCACAGCATGGGCGGATCCGTCGCCATCGTGCTCGCGTACCGGCGGCCCGACCTGGTGTCGCGGCTGGTCGTCACGGAAGCCAACCTGGACCCGAACCCTCCGCTGACGGCGGGCAGCAGCGGTATCGCCGGCTACGAGGAGGAAGACTTCGTCAAGGGCGGCGGCCACGCGCGCGTGCTGGAGAAAGTGGACCCTACATGGGCGGCCACCATGCGGCTCACCGACCCAAGGGCCCTGCATCGAAGCGCGGTCGATCTCATGGCGGGGACGCGGCCCACGATGCGCCGCATGCTGATGGAGCTGTCCGTGGACCGCGTCTACTTGCACGGCGCTTCGAGCGGTGAACTCCCGGAACGGGACGCGCTGCGTGCGTCCGGGGTGCGGGTGGTGACCGTGCCGGAAGCGGGACACAACATCATGTTCGACAACGCGGACGCGTTCGCCGCCGAAGTCGCGGGGCGGCATTGA
- a CDS encoding PadR family transcriptional regulator: MLELAILGFLYDAPLHGYELRKRITALTGHVRPVAESTLYPAIKRLEKAGLLARETQPGAVAAPRHVLTLTPEGRRELRKRLAEPARGDITDENRWFTLLAFLRHLDDEAAQAAVLRRRLTFLEEPASFFYEGERPLRAEELDDPFRRGILTIARATSQAELAWLCETLASLGGSGR; the protein is encoded by the coding sequence ATGCTCGAACTGGCCATCCTCGGTTTCCTCTATGACGCCCCGCTGCACGGCTACGAACTGCGCAAGCGCATCACCGCACTGACGGGGCACGTGCGGCCCGTCGCCGAGAGCACGCTGTACCCGGCCATCAAGCGGCTGGAGAAGGCGGGACTGCTGGCCCGTGAGACGCAGCCGGGGGCCGTCGCGGCGCCACGCCACGTCCTGACCCTCACACCGGAGGGCAGGCGGGAACTGCGCAAGAGGCTCGCGGAACCGGCGCGAGGCGACATCACCGACGAGAACCGCTGGTTCACGTTGCTCGCGTTCCTCCGCCACCTGGACGACGAGGCGGCCCAGGCGGCGGTGCTGCGCAGGCGGCTGACCTTCCTGGAGGAGCCGGCGAGCTTCTTCTACGAGGGCGAGCGGCCGCTGCGCGCGGAGGAGCTCGACGACCCCTTCCGGCGCGGCATCCTCACGATCGCCCGCGCGACCAGCCAGGCCGAATTGGCGTGGCTGTGCGAGACGTTGGCGTCACTCGGTGGGAGCGGCCGCTGA
- a CDS encoding tetratricopeptide repeat protein, with the protein MSENTAGSAESAESREGLLAEAVGLREAGRREEARERLVALSARWPQDAEVAYQTAWVHDTLGLEAEAVPYYERALAGEGLSDDDRRGALLGLGSTYRTLGRYEEAVTTLGDAAAEFPDDGALKTFLAMALYNTGRTHDAMELLLTLLAATSRDPEIAGYRPAIEEYAKDLHATM; encoded by the coding sequence TTGAGCGAGAACACGGCGGGGAGCGCCGAGAGTGCCGAGAGCAGGGAGGGGCTCCTTGCCGAGGCGGTCGGGCTGCGCGAGGCAGGTCGAAGAGAGGAAGCCCGAGAGCGGCTGGTCGCTCTCTCGGCGCGGTGGCCGCAGGACGCCGAGGTGGCGTACCAGACCGCGTGGGTCCACGACACGCTGGGCCTGGAGGCCGAAGCCGTTCCCTACTACGAGCGCGCGCTCGCCGGAGAGGGGCTTTCCGATGACGACCGGCGGGGAGCGCTCCTGGGCCTGGGCAGTACCTACAGGACCCTTGGCCGCTATGAGGAAGCCGTCACCACGCTCGGCGACGCGGCGGCCGAGTTCCCCGACGACGGCGCGCTCAAGACGTTCCTGGCCATGGCGCTGTACAACACCGGCCGGACCCACGACGCGATGGAGTTGCTCCTGACGCTGCTTGCCGCCACGAGCAGGGATCCGGAGATTGCGGGCTACCGTCCTGCCATCGAGGAGTACGCCAAGGACCTCCACGCGACGATGTAG
- a CDS encoding oxygenase MpaB family protein — protein MKRFERLEQIRRLDPEKDFLEIYRLTATLEFPWDYTRALELALYRTYAVPSIGRLLAETAELTDRTQKRYDDTALLLDTVVEHGFESDEGRTAIRRINQMHRSYDISNDDMRYVLCTFVVVPKRWIDSYGWRRLSRHETVAAATYYRTLGQHMGIKEIPGSYEEFERCLDDYEEANFGWNQGGREVSDATLDLMASWYSRPLAPLLRSATLALLDEPLLRAFRYEPPGAVTRSLVRGAVRLRGRAVRLLPPRRAPHYARQNWEIKGYPDGYEIAELGTLPVPGARGCPVPHKARSAAAPTE, from the coding sequence GTGAAGCGTTTCGAACGGCTTGAGCAGATCAGGCGTCTCGACCCGGAGAAGGACTTCCTCGAGATCTACCGGCTCACCGCGACGCTCGAATTTCCGTGGGACTACACGCGCGCACTTGAACTCGCCCTCTACCGCACCTACGCAGTGCCCAGCATCGGCCGACTGCTCGCCGAGACGGCCGAGCTGACGGACCGTACGCAGAAGAGGTACGACGACACGGCGCTGCTCCTCGACACCGTCGTTGAGCACGGATTCGAAAGCGACGAGGGCCGCACCGCTATCCGCCGCATCAACCAGATGCATCGCAGTTACGACATCAGCAATGACGACATGCGCTACGTCCTGTGCACGTTCGTCGTGGTGCCCAAACGATGGATCGACTCCTACGGCTGGCGCAGACTCTCGCGTCACGAGACGGTCGCCGCCGCCACGTATTACCGCACCCTCGGGCAGCACATGGGCATCAAGGAGATCCCGGGCTCCTACGAAGAGTTCGAGCGCTGCCTCGACGACTACGAAGAGGCCAACTTCGGCTGGAACCAAGGCGGGCGCGAGGTGTCCGACGCGACGCTCGACCTGATGGCCTCCTGGTACTCGCGCCCCCTGGCTCCCCTGCTGCGTTCCGCGACCCTCGCCCTGCTGGACGAGCCCTTGCTGCGCGCGTTCCGCTACGAACCGCCGGGCGCCGTCACACGGTCGCTGGTGAGGGGCGCGGTGCGGCTGCGCGGGCGCGCCGTCCGCCTGCTGCCGCCACGCAGGGCGCCGCACTATGCGCGGCAGAACTGGGAGATCAAGGGATACCCGGACGGCTACGAGATCGCGGAACTCGGCACCTTGCCGGTGCCCGGCGCCCGCGGCTGCCCGGTGCCGCACAAGGCCAGGTCAGCGGCCGCTCCCACCGAGTGA
- a CDS encoding acyl-CoA desaturase: MPQVAAAVAERPPAIVGKQPAGSDFAPLLRTVKEQGLLDRRIGWYTRSIAINALALVAVGTGMFFVGASWWVLLLAPVLSVLCARTAFIGHDAGHSQITGNRSVSRVLGLVHGNLLLGMSSAWWNDKHNRHHANPNHIEKDPDVAADVLVWTSKQAKVRVGFRRWLTRNQAWLFFPLTLLQGIAMKIYGFQDLRRQSPRERVAEGTLLVAHLVGYVTLLLATMPLGHAIAFAAIHQALFGLHLGLAFAPNHKGMEMPDPDGERWGHLSRQVLTSRNIRGGPLTDWFLGGLNYQIEHHLFPSMPRPHLRLAQPVVRAHCAALGMSYTEAGFVDSYRQVLRHMYEVGEPLRVE, encoded by the coding sequence ATGCCCCAGGTCGCAGCAGCAGTCGCGGAACGGCCCCCAGCCATAGTCGGCAAGCAGCCCGCCGGAAGCGATTTCGCGCCCCTCCTGCGCACCGTCAAAGAGCAGGGGCTCTTGGACCGCCGAATCGGCTGGTACACACGCTCCATCGCGATCAACGCCCTGGCGCTGGTCGCCGTGGGCACCGGAATGTTCTTCGTCGGAGCTTCGTGGTGGGTGCTGCTGCTCGCCCCTGTCCTGTCCGTCCTGTGTGCCCGAACCGCCTTCATCGGCCATGACGCGGGACATTCGCAGATCACCGGCAACCGGTCCGTCAGTCGGGTCCTCGGCCTCGTACACGGCAACCTGCTGCTCGGGATGAGCTCGGCCTGGTGGAACGACAAGCACAACCGGCATCACGCCAACCCCAACCACATCGAGAAGGACCCCGACGTCGCCGCGGACGTCCTCGTCTGGACCAGCAAGCAGGCGAAGGTCCGGGTGGGCTTCCGGCGTTGGCTCACCCGCAACCAGGCCTGGTTGTTCTTCCCGCTGACGCTCCTCCAAGGCATAGCCATGAAGATCTACGGCTTCCAGGATCTGCGCCGGCAGTCGCCGCGCGAACGCGTGGCGGAGGGGACACTTCTTGTCGCCCACCTGGTGGGGTACGTGACACTGCTGCTCGCCACCATGCCCCTCGGCCACGCGATCGCTTTCGCCGCCATCCATCAGGCGCTGTTCGGCCTGCACCTCGGACTCGCGTTCGCGCCCAACCATAAGGGCATGGAAATGCCCGATCCGGACGGCGAGCGCTGGGGCCATCTGAGCCGTCAGGTGCTCACGTCCCGCAACATACGCGGCGGCCCGCTCACCGACTGGTTCCTCGGCGGGCTCAACTACCAGATCGAGCATCATCTCTTTCCCAGCATGCCCCGCCCCCACCTGCGGCTCGCCCAGCCGGTCGTGCGCGCCCACTGCGCCGCGCTGGGCATGTCGTACACGGAGGCCGGATTCGTCGACTCCTACCGTCAGGTGCTGCGGCACATGTACGAAGTCGGCGAGCCCCTGCGGGTCGAGTAG